GCCCAGCGCCGCCGCCGCGACCTCCGCCAGCAGGCTCGCCCAGGCGACGCCCGCGATCGTCATGCCCAGGCCGGCGACGAAGAGCAGGTCGAGAACGATGTTCACGCCGTTCAGCGCGACCTGGAGCGCCAGCGCGTGCCGGGGCCGCTGCGTGCCCAGCAGCCAGCCGAGGACGGCGTAGTTCGTCAGCGCGAAGGGGGCGGAGAAGATGCGGATGGAAAAGTAGGTCTCGGCATGGCCGAGCACGGCGGGCGTGGCGTCCACCACCGCGAAGGCGACCGCGCCGATGGGCCATTGCAGCGCGATCAGCCCCGCGCCCAGGCCGCCCGCCAGCAGCAGCGCCCGGCCCAGGGTGGCGCGCAACTCGTCGGGGTCGTCCGCGCCCAGGGCCTGCGCGGCGAAGCCGGTCGTGCCCATGCGCAGGAAGCCGAAGCCCCAGTAGAGAAAGGAGAACACCAGCGCGCCCACCGAGACGCCGCCGATGAAGGCGGGGTCGGGCAGGTGCCCCATCACGGCCGTGTCCACCGCGCCCAACAGCGGCGTGGACAGGTTCGCCAGGATGATGGGCAGCGCCAGCGTCAGCACGCGGCGGTGCCAGCCCTGCTCGGTTTCCGGGGTGGATGGTGCGGTCATGGCCGGCGCGTGATCGCGGCAAACGCCCGGCCGGTCAAGCCGCAGGCGTTACTCGGCGGGCGCGGCGCCGGGCAGCCGTTCCTGCACCCCGGCCAGGAACTCGCGGATGCGCTTGGCATTGGCGCCCAGGTCGCTGACGCCCACGCGCGAAGCCGAGCGCACGTCGATGCGTGAACCGCCGTCCTCGCGTGCCGTGACCCGCACCGCGACGTCGTCGCGGAAGCCGAACCAGAAGGTTTCCGCCGTGGCCTCGATGCGGCGCGCTTCGGCGTCGGCGGCCGCGATGTTCCAGCCCATGGCCGCCGCCGCCGCGCGCGCCGCATCGAACGCCCGCTCCGGCGAAACGGGAACGGTCAGCGGCCGGATGTTGGGATAGGCCTGTTTCTGCTGCTTGGCCGTCGTCTCGCCGGGGTAGGCGACGGCGTTGGGCGCTTCCTCGCGAATCTCGGCCAGCGCGACGAACCGCGGCGGGTTCTTGGTGTCGGTGGTGATGTCGTGGATGGGTGGGTAGGCCTCCACCATGCGCACGTGCAGCAGCGGCACCGCTGCCGCCGCGAGCGCGATCACCAGCCCCGGCAGGGCCGTCAGGCCCAGGCGCGCGCTGCGCTGGTGCATGGCGCCGAGCAGCCCCGCCCCCGAGAGCGCCACCGCCGCCAGCGCGCCGTAGACGCTCCAGCGCAGGACGGCGAAGCCGGTCCGGAAGTCCCAGAAACCGAGCTTGGTGCCCAGACCCGCCAGCACGCCGGCCAGCGCCGCCACGACCGCGAGCGCCAGCCCGGCGCCGACGAGGGTGCGGACGATCCCGCGCATCAGGCCGCCATCCGAACGCCGGTGCGCACGCGGGCGAAAGCCTCGGCGATCACCTCCGGCGGGGCGTCGTCACGGCGCGCCGCCTCGCTCAGGTGGCGGCGCCAGTGCCGCGCGCCCGGCAGACCCGAGCACAGCCCGAGCGCGTGGCGCGTGACCGCCCGCACCGGGGTTCCCGCCGCGTGCAGTTCGCGCGCGTGGGCGATCAGGCCGTCGATCGCCGCCTCGCGGTCGGCGACCGGGTTGGTCTCGCCGTAGATGCGGCGGTCGGCGTCGGCCAGCAGCCAGGGGTGGTCGTAGGCGGCGCGGCCGAGCATGACGCCGTCGACATGATTCAACTGCTCTTCGACGCCGTCGAGGTCCTGAATGCCGCCGTTGGTGAGGATCTCCAGCTCCGGCCGCTCGCGCTTGAGCCGGTGGACCCGGGCGTGGTTCAGCGGCGGCTTCTCGCGGTTCTCCTTGGGGCTCAGGCCCTGGAGCCACGCCTTGCGCGCGTGGATGATGAAGACGGAGCAGCCGCCCCGCTCGGCTACGGTGTCGACGAAGTGGCGCAGGAAGGCGTCGTCGTCGCTGTCGTCGATGCCGATGCGGGTTTTGACCGTCACGGGGATGCGGGACACGGCCGCCCGCATGGCCGCCACGCAGTCGGCGACCAGCTCCGGGCGCGCCATGAGGCAGGCGCCGAAGGTCGCGTTCTGCACCCGGTCGGAGGGGCAGCCGACGTTCAGGTTGACTTCGTCGTAGCCCCGGGCCTCGGCGATGGCCGCGCTTTGGGCCAGCGCATCCGGGTCGGCGCCGCCCAGCTGCAGCGCCACGGGGTGCTCGGCCGGCGAGAACCCAAGCAACTTGTCGCGCTCGCCGTGGAGCACCGCGTTCGCCGTGACCATTTCGGTGTAGAGCAGCGTGCGCCGCGTCAGCAGGCGGTGGAAGGCGCGGCAGTGGCGGTCCGTGCACTGCATCATGGGCGCCACCGCGAGGCGCCGGTCCAGCGGCTGTGCGTGCGTTTCATCGGGCCGGACGGCCATCCGCCAACCTCCCTGTTTGCTCCGGTCGCGGTCCGCCCCGGTCGTGGCGGTGCGG
The Limimonas halophila genome window above contains:
- the dusA gene encoding tRNA dihydrouridine(20/20a) synthase DusA; this encodes MAVRPDETHAQPLDRRLAVAPMMQCTDRHCRAFHRLLTRRTLLYTEMVTANAVLHGERDKLLGFSPAEHPVALQLGGADPDALAQSAAIAEARGYDEVNLNVGCPSDRVQNATFGACLMARPELVADCVAAMRAAVSRIPVTVKTRIGIDDSDDDAFLRHFVDTVAERGGCSVFIIHARKAWLQGLSPKENREKPPLNHARVHRLKRERPELEILTNGGIQDLDGVEEQLNHVDGVMLGRAAYDHPWLLADADRRIYGETNPVADREAAIDGLIAHARELHAAGTPVRAVTRHALGLCSGLPGARHWRRHLSEAARRDDAPPEVIAEAFARVRTGVRMAA
- a CDS encoding DUF1499 domain-containing protein, producing the protein MRGIVRTLVGAGLALAVVAALAGVLAGLGTKLGFWDFRTGFAVLRWSVYGALAAVALSGAGLLGAMHQRSARLGLTALPGLVIALAAAAVPLLHVRMVEAYPPIHDITTDTKNPPRFVALAEIREEAPNAVAYPGETTAKQQKQAYPNIRPLTVPVSPERAFDAARAAAAAMGWNIAAADAEARRIEATAETFWFGFRDDVAVRVTAREDGGSRIDVRSASRVGVSDLGANAKRIREFLAGVQERLPGAAPAE